From Streptomyces sp. SCSIO 75703:
CCGCTGCGCGTGCACCCTCCAGACCGGCAGCCGGGTCCGGCCCTTCGCGTCCAGTTCCGGACGCATGCCCGTCTTCTCGAAGAACGTCGTCATCGGCGCCGCGGCCCCCGCGTACACGTCGGGGGACAGGTGGGTGACCTCCCAACCCGCCTCGTGCAGTCCCGCGCGCAGATCGTCCTCGGACACCGCGAGCGGGGTCGGCATGCCCCCCGGAACGTCCGCGAAGCAGAGCATGCCGAGCAGCGCTCCCGGCCGGGTGGCCCGGTGCAGTGCCGCCAGGTAGGCGCGCCGGCCCGCCGGGTCCAGCGTGTGGTACAGCGCGCTGTCCAGCACGCTGTCGAAACGGCCCTCGAACATCTCCAGCACCGTCGCGTCCGCCACGACGAACGTGATGTCGAACCCCCTGGTGCGGATCCGTGCCTGCTCGACGACGGCCGAGGCGGCGTCCAGGGCGGTCACCCGGTGGCCCCGGCCGGCCAGGAACGCCGCGTTGTCCCCGGGCCCGCAGCCCACGTCGAGGACCTCACCGCGGAAGCGGCCGGCCTCCTCCAGCCGCACCACGGCGGGCTGCACCTCGCCGATGTCCCAGGGGACGCTCTTGATGGCGGCGCCGGGGAGCAGGTCACCGCCCCTGTAGACCGCGTTGAAGTCGGCCTTCGCGAAGTCGTAACCACTCACGGTCGAGAGCCTCTCGGTAAACGGATGCCACAGGACGCCGTACCGGACGGGGACACATTCCTTCACCCACTCATGGATATCTCCTCCGCTCCCCCGTGGAAAGAGGCGGGTGCGCTGTCCGACTGGGGAACTTCCCCAGTCGGACACGGACGGCACCCCGGTGTTTGGCGACTGCGAGGCCGATGTGGACAGGGCGGCGGCCATGCTGCTGAATGGCTGCTGCCCCTCCGGCCGGCCCCGAGGCCGGGAGACATCCGTATTCGGTTCCCGTCCCAGGAGGATTTCTTTGTCCGGCAAGGTGTGGTTCATTACCGGGACATCCCGCGGATTCGGCAGGGTGTGGGCGCAGGCCGCGCTGGAACGCGGTGACCGGGTCGCCGCCACCGCCCGGAACGTCGACGACATCGTCGGCCTCTCCGAGGCTTTCGGGGATGCCGTGCTGCTTCTGCGGCTCGATGTCCGCGACCGTGCGGCCGTCAGGGACGCGGTCGCCGCGGCGGTCGAACACTTCGGACGGCTGGACGTCCTGGTCAACAATGCCGGATACGGCCTCTTCGGCCCCGTCGAGACCATCGGCGAGGAGGAGGCGCGCGATCAGCTCGACACGAACTTCTTCGGAACCCTCTGGGCCACCCAGGCCGCGCTGCCCGTCATGAGGAGGCAGGGCTCCGGTCACCTCGTGCAGGTCTCGAGCATCGCGGGGCTCGCCTCCTGGCCCATGCTGGGCCTCTATCACGCGTCGAAGTGGGCCATCGAGGGCCTTTCCGAGGCGCTCGCCCAGGAAGTCGCGCGTTTCGGCATCCGCGTCACCCTGCTGGAACCCGGTCCCTACCGGACCGACTGGCGAGGGGACTCGGCGGTGTGGGCCGACCCGGGTCCGGTCTACGCCGACGTGGCGAAGCCACCTTCGGCCGGCTCCCTGCCCGGGGACCCCGGGGCGACCGCAGGGCCCCTGCTCGACATCGTCGACGCGCCGAACCCGCCGTTGCGGGTCCTCTTCGGCGGCACGGTGCTGCAGACCGTCAGATCGGTGTACGAGGACCGCCTCGGCACCTGGGAACGCTGGAGCTCCTTGGCGCGCGCCGCCCAGGGCGAGTGAAGGGAAGAATGGGTTGGGCAACGTGGGCAACAACGAAGAGAGCCTGGCGCCCCCGTCCGGAGACGGCGCGGGACCGGTCGCACGCGCCGCCGCCTTGCGGGACGTGCTCCGGGAGGGCGCCGAGGAGGCCGACCGCGAGGGCCGGCTGCCCGAGAAGAGCGTCCTCGGCCTCACCGAGGCGGGACTGATGCGGCTCATGACGCCACGGCGACTGGGCGGGTACCAGGGGGACGCCCGTACGCTGCTCGAGGTCTCGATCGAGGTGGGCCGCGGATGCTGCGCCTCCGGCTGGATCACCGGAGTGGTCAACGCCGGCAACTTCGTCGTGTCGTTGTTCCCCGAGCGGACCCGGGAAGAGGTGTGGAGCGACAACCCCGACGCCCGCACCGCCCTGGTGCTCGGCCGGCCGGTGACCACCGTCGAGAACGCCGCCGGCGGCATCGTCGTCGACGGCCGGTGGGGCTACGCCTCCGGCTGCCTGCACGCCGACTGGATGGGCGGCCTGGTTCTCGCCGACGACGGCTCCGGCCGGCCGGCCCCGCACTTC
This genomic window contains:
- a CDS encoding class I SAM-dependent methyltransferase, translating into MSGYDFAKADFNAVYRGGDLLPGAAIKSVPWDIGEVQPAVVRLEEAGRFRGEVLDVGCGPGDNAAFLAGRGHRVTALDAASAVVEQARIRTRGFDITFVVADATVLEMFEGRFDSVLDSALYHTLDPAGRRAYLAALHRATRPGALLGMLCFADVPGGMPTPLAVSEDDLRAGLHEAGWEVTHLSPDVYAGAAAPMTTFFEKTGMRPELDAKGRTRLPVWRVHAQRSAVAGSGS
- a CDS encoding SDR family NAD(P)-dependent oxidoreductase, which produces MSLSGKVWFITGTSRGFGRVWAQAALERGDRVAATARNVDDIVGLSEAFGDAVLLLRLDVRDRAAVRDAVAAAVEHFGRLDVLVNNAGYGLFGPVETIGEEEARDQLDTNFFGTLWATQAALPVMRRQGSGHLVQVSSIAGLASWPMLGLYHASKWAIEGLSEALAQEVARFGIRVTLLEPGPYRTDWRGDSAVWADPGPVYADVAKPPSAGSLPGDPGATAGPLLDIVDAPNPPLRVLFGGTVLQTVRSVYEDRLGTWERWSSLARAAQGE